CAAAATAAAATAAGTGTAATAAATGCATAGTTTTTATGATGACTCAGTTTTTCCATGATGTCTTTTCCTACTTTCTTTCATCACTAGAGCATAAAATACTGGTGATGATATGATCGACTAAATTTGTAATAAAACGTTCGTCTGGTTCTTGGTTGTATATCAGAATGCGAAAATAAATAGGGCCAAGAAGCATATCTAAAATAATATCAGTGTTGAGATCCGGTTTGATCTCTTTTCTTTTGATAGCTGCTTCTAAAAATAAGGTTGCATCTCTTCTTCGAAGTGTGAGGAAAGACGTGTAAAAAGATTTGGAAATTTCTTCGTTTTCCACAATGATAGCGAGCATTGAGCGCCCAATCTTTGAACTGAAAACAGAAGCGAGGTTTGTGAGCTGACGCTGAAAATTTGAGCGTACGGAATCTTCTATGTCAAATTGGAAGCGTGAAGCCGTATACATAAGAAAAGCATCAAGAACTAAATGTGCTTTTGTATCCCACCATCTGTATATGGTTGTTTTGCCGGCTCCTGCGTGGGCCGCAATGGCTTCAATTGTAAGAGAAGGATAACTTGTATTTTCTAACACCTGTAGAGTCGACTCTAAAAATTTCTCTTTATTTCTAGGTTGCTTGGAAGGTTTTTTTTCTTTCATTCTTGAACTCCTATCTTTATTTAAAAAACGATACGTATCGTGTCGAATTATATAGAGTATAGTATTCTTTTTCAAGACTTTGTTTCCTTCGAAATTCCTCTTCTTTGCAGAAACCGATCCTTTTGCATGTAATAAAAGAATATATGCACTATCTATAAAAATATTTATCGATAAGCACATATTTTTTTATGGAGAATATTTTTTAAAGAAATGAGGAAAAACGATGTCAGAAATTATTATTAACGCCATTTTGCAAGCTAAGCCAGGAAAAGAAGAAGAACTTCGATCAGAGTTAGTAAAAGTGGTTGAACCGTCAATAGGAGAAAATGGATGTATTCAATACACTCTCCATCAAGACACGGACAAAACTGGCACGTTTGTTTTTTATGAGAAATGGAAAAGCAAAGAAGATGTTGAAGCTCCTTTTGAAACACCTCACTCTAAGCAATACAGACAGCAAACTGAACCATTAATTGAAAGCAGAGTGGTACATCGTTTACAAGAAGTACGTTAATGCATAAACACCGTTCGTATACGAACGGTGTTTTTTTATATACAGAGTTAAAAAGTTGCAGAGGAAAAATAGTTTTAGCTATGAAAGAGTGATTGGAAAAAAGATAAGAGGCAGTGAAAGAAATAAAAATAAAATAAGTGGTGTTTGAGAAGCAGACAGGCGGGTAGACAAAAACTAGATAACATAGTTCAGCAATTAACAAACTAAAAGGAGAGATCAAATCAATGCGTACAAATTTAAAACACTTTATTAACGGAGAATGGGTTGAATCAACAGGAAATGAAACGACAGATGTGATCAATCCTGCTACTGAAAAATCAATCGGTAAAATTAGCTTAGGTACAAAAGAAGATTTAGATAAAGCCGTAGCAGCTGCTAAAGCAGCCCTTCCAACATTTTCAAGAACAACAAAAGAAGAACGAATTAAAATGCTTCGCAATATCGCAAAAGGGTATGAAAAGCGTAAACAAGAGCTTATTGAAGTCATGACTGAAGAGCTTGGCGCTCCTTTAAAGATTTCAGAAGAAGTTCACTATGAAATGGGGCTTAGCCACTTTAAAGAAGCAGCTGATGCACTTGAAGATTATACATTTGAAAAAGATCATGGAAGTTACAAGGTCGTGAAGGAGTCTATTGGAGTAAGCGGACTTATCACACCATGGAACTTCCCAACAAATCAAACGTCTACTAAAATTGCAGGAGCTATTGCAGCAGGAAGTCCAATGGTATTAAAACCATCAGAACTTACACCGTATGCAGCGATGATATTAGCGGAGATCATTGATGAGGCCGGTGTGCCAAAAGGTGCCTTCAACCTTGTAAATGGAACGGGAAGTACAATCGGTGATGGCATTAGTTCTCACCCAGATGTTGATTTTGTATCTTTTACGGGATCAGGTGCCGTAGGCGAAAAAATTATGCAAAATGCTGCTAAAACAATCAAAAAAGTAGCGCTTGAACTAGGTGGGAAATCACCGCTAGTCGTATTAGAGGATGCGGATGTAGGAGAAGCGGCTAAAATAGCAGTTTCACACATCGCAATGAATACAGGACAAGTATGTACGGCAGCAACACGTATTATCATTCCTGCCTCTATGAAAGAAAAATTTGAAGAAGCAGTGAAAAAGATTCTACCATCATTCCCAGTGGGAGATCCGTTAAATAAAGATAACGTAACTGGACCACTCGTAGCAGAAAAGCAGTGGGACCGCGTACAGGATTATATTAAAAAAGGAATAGATGAAGGTGCGACGCTTCTTACTGGCGGAACGGGCAAGCCAGACGGCCTAGAGACAGGTTACTTTGTTAAACCAACAGTCTTTACTGACGTTTCAAATGATATGGTTATTGCACAAGAAGAAATCTTTGGACCTGTAACAACTATTATTACGTATGATGATCTAGAGCAAGCTCTTGAGATTGCAAACGATACAGTTTATGGACTTGCAGGCTATGCGGTCGGAAAAGACCAAGAAACACTTGACTATGTTGCTAAAAATATTAGAGCTGGTCAAATCATCGTCAACGATGCCGAGCAAGACAGAGCTGCACCGTTCGGTGGATTCAAACAATCTGGTATTGGACGCGAGTGGGGAGCATTTGGTATCGAAGAATATTTAGAGCCAAAAGCGATTATGGGCGTCAAAGTTCCAGCAAAAGTATAATTGATGTTAAAAAAGAAAGGAGTTTTTCTCCTTTCTTTTTTTTATGGGTACATAAAATAGAGCCATTTAAAAAAAGAATAACGAAAGCAAAGGTGGATAGCATAAACGTGTATCACGCATATGAAGTGAGATGATAAAGGAGGGGATTATAAAGTGAATAGGGATATGCACGGAAGTTCATCAACAGAAAGTTTTATTCCCATGAGCTCTATAGCCAGTGGAAAAGGAGTCGAAGTGACGCCGGATATCTACAGCTATACTACACAGATTGTTAACGTATGTTTTATAGGAAACCCAGCCAAAGACGATCGCTTTGTCCTTGTTGATGCAGGAATGCCTAACTCGGCTTCTATGATTATTAAAGAGGCAGAGGAAAGGTTTGGAGAAGGGAAAAAACCAAAAGCCATTATTCTTACACATGCACATTTTGATCATATTGGAGCCATTATTGAACTAGTGGAGAAGTGGCAAATACCGGTATATGCACATACACTTGAACTTCCATATGTGACGGGTAAAAAAAATTATCCCACACCAGATGGCACAGTGGAAGGCGGGCTTGTAGCAAAGCTTTCTCCACTATTTCCAACGGAAGCCATTGATTTAGGCTCTCATGTGCAAGCTTTGCCAGCCGACGGCTCTGTACCTTATATGCCAGAGTGGAAATGGATTCATACCCCTGGTCATTCGCCAGGACATATTTCTCTTTTTAGAAAGCAAGACCTTGCGCTTATCGCGGGAGATGCTTTTGTTACCACTAAGCAAGAATATTTGCTGGATGTATTGGAGCAAGAATTGGAAATTAGCGGTCCTCCTCGTTATTTAACTACCGACTGGGCGTCTGCAAAAAAATCCGTTGAACTGCTTCAGTCACTGCATCCATCTGTAGCGGTGACAGGACATGGAAAACCAGTTTCTGGCGAATGGCTTTCAACCAATTTATCACAGCTTGTTAAAAACTTCGATACAATTGCTCGTCCCGATTACGGAAAATATGTATAAGAATATATAAGAATAAAGGAATGATTTTAATCTTTATGCATGATCTTAAAAGCTGCGGGTGAAGATCAAAAGCTCTAAGAACTCAGTGAGTTCTTAGAGCTTTTTTAGTTTTTTCGTATAAAAGTAAAAAAACAGTTGTTATTACCCTCATTAAAAATTTTGTTGAATAGCCTGCTGTGCTTCGCGTAAATGTCTTAAGTGTTCTTCCATTCGCTTTAATTCTTTATCACCAGACGCCTGTTCTTTTTGTTCATTAATTTGTTGCTGAACCATATTCAAATGCATTTGAGCTTTTTGAAAATTGGCTGCATCCAAATTCATCTGCCCTTGATAAACAGCCTGTTCAGCTAATTGTAATGCTTCTTTAATATGAGTGTATGAATTCATGCTTCTCATCCTTCTGTATAGTATTTACAGTTAACATGCGCTGGTTTTTCGTAGCTATACAAAAGGATTTAGAAATAAAATAAAAATTACGTAGTACAAGCTAAGTCGGCTGCATACATTTATCATAGTTAAATTTATGAAATCTCAGAAATAATGGAGGAAGGGATGTATGTGGGGGCTTTTTTTAGCTATGTATTATTAGGACTTTCGTTAGCCGCGCCAATTGGCCCAATTAATGCAGCGCAGCTTGATAAAGGAATTAAAAACGGTTTTTTGCATGCCTGGTTCTTAGGAATAGGAGCAACATCGGTTGACGCTCTTTATATGCTGGTGGTTTATTTTGGCTCTGTTCATTTTTTAAGCAGCGACTTTATGAAAACGTTTCTTTTTTCGTTTGGCTGCTTCGTATTAATTTATACAGGTATTGAAGGGTTAATGAGTGCAGGGAAAATTACACAGCATAGAAACGCAAAAGGAGATTCGGTATTAAAGTGTTTTTTTTCAGGCTTTTTAATTTCATTAACAAACCCGCTTACCATTCTTTTTTGGCTTGGAATTTATGGCTCTGTTTTAGCCAAAACAGCTAATACATACGAAACAGAACAGCTCATCTTATATAGCTGTGCTATTTTTACAGGGATTTTGGCCTGGGACATTGCTATGGCAGCTTTAGCAAGCACTTTTCGAAGGTACTTAGCCGCGACGTTTTTGACTGTCGTGTCCGTTGTATCGGGGTTATCTTTAATAGGATTCGGTATATATTTCGGCTGGCAAGCTGTACAGCAATTAATCATTTAAAAGAATAAAAAGCAGCGCTGAATTTAAAGTGTTTTTTGTATGCTTGGAAATTAAAAAATGATAGAAAAGGTGTGTCTCTTTACGCATAAATTTTTCAAACTATCACACACTACATCGAGGTGTAAGGAGTGATAGTATGAAAAAGAAAATAGGCTGCGGAAGTCAAGTTGAAGGGAAATTAAAATGGTGGCAGCTGTCTTTAATCGGAGTAGGGTGCATAATCGGTACAGGCTATTTTTTAGGGTCAAGTATTGCAATAAAAGCCACGGGGCCCTCTGTATTAATTGCTTTTTTACTAGCAGCATTATGCACATTTATTGTATTTGACGCACTTGCTAAAATGAGTGCTCAAGATCCTCAAAAAGGTTCGTTTCGCTCCTATGCTAAAAAAGCTTATGGAAGATGGGCAGGATTTAGCAGCGGATGGGTGTACTGGAGTTCAGAGATGCTGATCATGGGGAGTCAGCTTACGGCTTTATCTCTTTTTACGCGTTTTTGGTTTGAAGGTATTCCACTGTGGGTGTTTGCATCTATTTATGCTGTTTTAGGCATTGCTGTTGTATTAATTGGGACAAAAGGTTTTGAACGAATGGAAAATGTGTTTGCCGTTACAAAAGTGGCTGCTATTTTAATGTTTATTGTATTAGCTAGTCTCGCTTTATTTGGATTTCTTGACGAAGGTGCCAAACAAGGGGTGCCACGAACGATGAGTGAAGTATTTCCTCACGGATTTTTAGGTTTATGGGGCGCTTTGCTTTATGCCTTTTATGCTTTCGGCGGCATCGAAGTCATGGGGATCATGACCGTTCGTTTAGAAAACAAAGAAGATGCACCAAAAGCGGGAAGAAGCATGCTTATTCTCCTTGGAATTATTTATATCGCTTCACTGAGCTTAGCTATTTCAATTGTACCTTTTCATGATTTTCATGGAAATCAAAGCCCGTTCATAACGGCTTTAGAAACATATCATCTTCCATTTTTTCCTCATGTTTTTAATGGAGCAATGATTGTTGCCGGTTTTTCAACGATGTCAGCGTCTTTTTTTTCCGTAACGACAATGATTGTCACTCTTTCAGAAGATGGAGATGCTCCGGCATTGTTTTCAAAACAAAAAAAGAAAAAGCTACAATTTCCTTTACCGGCTTTGCTTTTAACAACAGCGGGATTGATTGTTTCTATTGTTCTTTCCTTGCTATTGCCCGGGAAAATTTATGAGTACATTACAACAGCAGCTGGACTGATGCTGATTTATAACTGGTTCTTTATTTTAATTTCTTTTCATCGCTTAATCAAACAAACTGTTTGGGATAAAGTAAAACAAGCTATCGGTATCTTGTTAATCCTATTAGCAGTGAGCGGCACACTGTTAGAATCAGCAAGCAGACCAGGTTTCTTTGCAAGTTTATGCTTTTTAATTGTTATAAGTCTTGTTATTTTAAAACTGCGCCATAAGTGGAAAGAAGAAGAAGCGGCTAGCTAACATATATTTAATCTTTATGAGGAACACTATGCACGTTATACAATTATAAAGATAAAAGGTGGTTTTAATCATGCCAAAAAACAAGCAGACTCCTTCTTCACAAGTAGATCAAAAACAAGTAGTAAATGACAAGGCAAAAGCGCTACGAGAAAATAATTATGAAGACGGTCATATTCGTAAGATAACTCAAAGCGGGGCAGACGGCCAATAACAAAAAAAGACGCGTTCGCGTCTTTTTTTGTTGAAGTATATCCTTACCAACGATGAGCTTTTGCATTACTTCGCAAGATGATGTTCGTTTGAGACATCTCTGTATGTCCATTTACTTGGGACTTTGAACGCTTCGGTCTCGTCCAGTTGTGGCGGAATAGTTCTGAATGCTGATCTACTTGATTTTTATCATTCATCATAATCACCTCAAGGATAGGATACTTTCATAAGATATTTACGGTGAAATATCTCTCTTATAGAATGGGGCAAAAAAGAAGAAATACACCTAACACTTTTAACCATACATATAAAAGGAGGGCCTATTCATAAACTATAAAGGGCAATTTCTTACTTTGAGTTAAGCTTCGGATTTATCAAAAAAACTGCCTTAGTGGGGACTAAGGCAGTTTTCGTTTAAGTAATCAAACTTCAATGATGATAGGAAGAATCATAGGTCTTCTTTTCGTTTGATTATATAAAAATTGGCCGAGTGTTGTCTTTATTTCTTTTTTCATAATATTCCATTGGTGAACGTGAGCTTTTTGTAATTGATTTACGACCTTGGTCACTTGCTGATTAATATCTTTTAATAACTGCTCTGAATCTCTTGCATAAACAAAGCCTCGTGAAATTGTGTCTGGACCAGACACAATTCTTCCTTCCGCTTTATTTAGAGTGATAACAATAACTAGCATGCCATCTTCGGAAAGCTGTTTGCGGTCGCGTAAAATCGCGTTGCCAACATCTCCAATGCCAAACCCGTCTACATATACATTGCCTGCAGGGATTTTTCTTGTTTGAAAAGCTGTTCCGCCCTTGATGTCAACAATATCGCCGTTATTTATAATGAAAATGTTCTCTTTTTCCACCCCTACGGATTCTGCTAATAAGCTGTGGTGATGAAGCATTCGAAACTCACCGTGAATTGGGATAAAATACTTCGGTTTCATCAATGTAGCCATTAATTTTAATTCTTCTTGATAGCCATGTCCTGATACGTGCATACCTGTTGCGCTTCCTGAACCATAAATCACATGAGCCCCGAGTGTGAAAAGACTGTCGACAATACGAGAGATATTACGTTCATTGCCCGGAATAGGCCCTGCTGATAAAATGACCGTGTCTTCAGGAAGAATTTCTACTTGTCGATGATTTCCGCTGGCTAATCTAGATAAAGCGGCCATCGGCTCACCTTGACTTCCAGTGCAGAGAATAGCGACTTGCTCAGGGGCAAGTGAATGTACTTCATAAGGCTCAATTAGCATCCCATCAGGAATGGTTAAATACCCTTTCTCTAAGGCGACAGATACGACGTTAACCATACTTCTTCCTAGCAGCGCAAGTTTTCTGTTCGTTTTAATCGCAGCATCTACAATTTGCTGTACTCGGTTAACATTCGAGGCGAAAGTAGAAATAATCACTTTTCGTTTAGCTTTACGAAAAGCCTCTTCTACATGTTTGCCAACTAGCTTTTCCGACGGCGTAAATCCAGGGCGCTCAGCATTTGTGCTTTCTGATATTAAAGCCAGTACACCTTCACTGCCGATTTTCGCCATTTTATGAAGATCTGGATATTGGTCGTTAACAGGAGTTAAGTCGAATTTGAAATCTCCCGTATGCACAACTGCTCCTTCAGGGGTATGAAAAACAATACCCAGACAATCTGGAATGCTGTGGTTGGTCTTAAAAAAGGATAGTGGAATATCGCCTAATGTAATTTCTGAGTCTTCATTAATTTCAATGAGCTCCGTCTCAGCAGATAATCGATGCTCCTGAAGTTTAATATCGATTAATCCGAGCGTAAGGCTTGTTGCGTAAATAGGGAGATTTAATTGTTTTAAAAGATAAGGAATACCTCCAATATGATCTTCATGACCATGAGTAACAACCAATGCACGAACCTTTTCTTTATTTTCTTGCAAGTATGTAATATCAGGTATAATCAAATCAATTCCCAATAAACTTTCGTCAGGAAATTTAGAACCGCAGTCAACAACAATGATGTCGTCATCATATTGAACTGCATACATATTTTTTCCTATTTCATTGATGCCGCCTAAAGCAAAAATGGATAGTGTGTTTCTATTTGTACTCACAGTTATTTCCTCCTATATTGTCAAAATGGATATATACGGTTTCTACTCTTAGTATGAACATTAATCCCTGGTGCATTCTGTTAAATATGGAGAATTTGTTTTTTATTCAATATGAGGTTAAAAGCAAGAAGAAAAATAGGTTATTTTCCTGATACTACCTCTTATTTTCTTTTCATAACTCCATAAAATATAGACGTTACACATGGAGGTGGATGGAATGAGTAAACAGAATAAAAGCACAAACCAAGGAGTCAGCAACAGTGCAGCTGCTACTGTCGATAACGTGAATAAAAATATTTTATCAAACGATATTCATACAGATGAGCTTCAAAAAGCAAATGTAAATCGTCATAACAAATAAAAGAATGACAGACAAAAGAGCAGCTTTGAGCTGCTCTGGATAAAATAGAGATAGGGAAGTGAAAAAACGTGTCAAAAAACAAAAATTCTCAATATAAAGAAGAAAATAGGTCTACTCCTAGTCGTCCTCTTGAATATAAAGAACGCACGAATGAATCACAAAGTACACGTCAAATGCTGCGCAGTATTCTCGAATATTCGAGTCGGTATCGTTAATAAGTTTTACATATAAAACTGTAAGGATAAGTGGGCACAATATAAAAGGTGCAGCACCGGTTTAATACACAAAAAAGCAAGCAGCTATGCTTGCTTTTTTGTGTGTATGGCTGTGTACCTATTGAAAAAAAATCATACATACGTTATTTTAGATAAACGTATGTATAATGGTAAACCTGTACATGTATTTGGGTGAAAAGGTTGAAGTAGGGAGAAAAGAAGTGAGGGATTTTATGAATTTACATGATTTTGTTCATGGAGTAGATCCAACAATAAAGCTATTTATTGAAGATGAGTTTCCTGGAACGCGGTGTGTAGGCGGAAAGTACGTTCCTAGCACGCATTCTATTTTTTTATATGAAAAAGATATTAAAATACAGTGTCAGCACTTGTTTGGTTCAAATGAGTGTTTAGAATCTTATCGATGGATTATTTTAGCTCACGAATTGGGTCATGCGCTAGATGAAGACCTTTTATCTTTGAGTGCAAAGTTTGAACAAACGGAAGATATGTGGCTTTTGTATCAAATTGAATGTAATGCTTGGGAAATGGGAGAGAAATTGATTACTTTTATTGATTCAGAGCTATTTGCATCTATAAAAGATGAATCGTTAGCCCATTACCATAAAGAGATGGAGAAGATTAGTTAGAAGAAGAAAAGTTCCTGTAGCTTGTACTATAAGGAACTTTTCTTCTTCGAGTTGTTTATATACTTCAAATACTAGTTAATTATTACGTTGGTTGCTGCTGGATCTGCCGCCTTTTTTTCCAATTTCCTCGTAAAATTCTTTACCTTGATTTTTGGAAGTAGCTTCTCCGCCTTTTTCACCAATTTCTTGGTAAAATTCTTTGTCATGATTTTTAGAAGTAGCTTTTCCACCTTTTCTTCCCGCTTCTTCACGACTCATTTTTTCATTCTTTTTATTAGTTGCCATCTTGCATCCCTCCTAATAAATTTGAATTCATAGTCTGTCTTCCCGGTCAAAAAAGGATTAAACTGGTTATTTTATATTTTTTCTAAAAATTAGATTTTTCTCAAAACTAGCAGACCACAAAGCCCTGTATAGCAGTATTTATTAGGTTAAAATTAATCTTAAAAAATTTTATATGAAATATGATATGGTTAATAGAAATAAGAAAAAGGAGCTTAGAAACATGTCAAAATATGTGAAAATGGATAACGCTTCGCTGCGACAGAAAATACAGGAATACAAAGAATTAATTTGGAGAGTAGGACCAGGAAGTGAAAGAACTATAGAAGCTGTTCAAGAGATTCAAGGAATGGAGAAAGAGTTAAAAGCACGCAATGCGGAATTTGAAGCTACAGATTGGAAAGCTTTTACTCGGGAAATAAAAGAGAACTACGATTTTACTTATTAAGAAGACGCATTCATGATAATGTGATTAAGATAAATGTCTCCAAGTAGAAGGCTTTCTGTTTTCTACTTGGAAACGATAGAAGTAGTATGAAGACGATTAAGAAAAATGGTCCAGTATCAGCGAAGCAAGTAATCCAAGTGCAGCAATCAATCCTGTAATAGACCCTCCTTCTTCATAGGCCTCTGGCATCATTGTAGAACCCACCATAGCAATAATACCACCGCCAGCAAAAGCAGCAATTCCAGCCATAAGTGTATCAGATGCATGGTCTAAAAAAACAAATCCTGTCCATGAACTAAAAGCTGAAATGAACAAAACAGCTGCCCATAGTAAAAAAATTTTCTTTTTAGAAAATCCGCTTTTCACTAGACCAGTCGTACTCGACAGTCCTTCAGGGATATTACTTATAAAAATAGCGATGACAAGAAGCCAGCTAACGGTTGCATTTTCAATTAAGCTAGCTCCGATCATAATTGACTCTGGGATTGCATCCATTACGGTTCCTATAAATATAGCAATTCCAGAACTATTCGCAGCCATCTGTTTTGTAGACCTCTTTCTTTTATTCGCTCCTTGACGTGAAATCAGATAGTCTAAAAAAGTAAAAACGACAGCTCCGGCAAGAAATCCAAGAGAAGTAGCTTTTAACCCGCCATTATGAACCGATTCTCCAAGCAACTCATAGGTAGATGCTCCAATTAATACACCCGTCCCAAAAGCCATAATATAACCAATTATCTTTTTGCCGATAGGCAAAAAAACTGCTGCCAAAGCACCAAGAAGGACAGCTGATCCCGAAATTCCGCCCCACATCGCAGCTTGCCACATGACCAATCCCTCCTTATCTCTATTTTCTATGGATACTTTCCCTAAGAAGAGAAAGAAAAAACGTAAAAGTAGAAGAAAGGGATTTGTTCGATTAGGTAGTGATTCATTTCGCTTTCCTTGAGAAATAGAGTGTACCAGTATCCGAGCTAAGTTTATGTTTATTTTTAATATTCATAAAATTTAAATTATACTGAAATAAAAAACTATTTTACTAAGATGACTGATTTAACAAAGGTGAAAGGTTTTGTTGAGTGTTTTTCTGAAAAAAACAATTGTATTTCTGAGGAAAATTTATTATTATAAAATAAGTAATTATACAGTCGAATAGCTAAAAATAGAAAACATAGTTTAGTTGTAAAGGTACTGGGTAAAAAAATGGAATGTTTTAAAAACGATAGCTGTTCCATCAGACACAAAAAGTATCTTTCCTAACAGAGCTATAACAAGTTTAGGAGGAGGAAATGGAATGGCAGACAAAGAGCTAAAAAGAGGCTTAGAATCTCGTCACATTCAAATGATCGCGCTAGGTGGAACAATTGGCGTTGGATTGTTTATGGGATCAGCGAGCACAATTCAATGGACAGGTCCATCAGTATTGCTTGCTTACGCAATCTGCGGAATGTTTATTTTCTTTATTATGCGTGCAATGGGCGAAATGTTATACATGGAACCAAGTACAGGTTCATTCGCTACATTTGGCCACAAATATATTCATCCATTAGCAGGTTATATGACTGCATGGAGCAACTGGTTTCAATGGGTAATCGTAGGGATGTCCGAAATTATAGCGGTAGGAGCATATATGCAGTACTGGTTCCCTCATTTACCAGCTTGGGTACCTGGTATTATCGCCATGTTGATTTTAGGCGCAGCAAACTTAATTTCGGTAAAATCATTTGGAGAGTTTGAATTTTGGTTTGCGATGATTAAGATTGTAACGATTATTTTAATGATTATTGCAGGACTCGGATTGATTTTCTTCGGCTTTGGAAATGGCGGAGACGCAATTGGCTTATCAAACCTTTGGTCACACGGCGGCTTCTTTGCAGGCGGATGGTCAGGCTTTTTCTTTGCACTATCTCTTGTTATTGCAGCTTATCAAGGAGTCGAGCTAATTGGTATTACAGCTGGTGAAGCAAAGGATCCTAAAAAAACGTTAACAAGCGCAATTCAAAGTATCATTTGGCGTATTTTGATTTTTTATATTGGAGCTATTTTCGTCATCGTGACGGTATATCCTTGGAATGAGTTAGAT
This sequence is a window from Priestia aryabhattai. Protein-coding genes within it:
- a CDS encoding ZIP family metal transporter, with the translated sequence MWQAAMWGGISGSAVLLGALAAVFLPIGKKIIGYIMAFGTGVLIGASTYELLGESVHNGGLKATSLGFLAGAVVFTFLDYLISRQGANKRKRSTKQMAANSSGIAIFIGTVMDAIPESIMIGASLIENATVSWLLVIAIFISNIPEGLSSTTGLVKSGFSKKKIFLLWAAVLFISAFSSWTGFVFLDHASDTLMAGIAAFAGGGIIAMVGSTMMPEAYEEGGSITGLIAALGLLASLILDHFS
- a CDS encoding amino acid permease: MADKELKRGLESRHIQMIALGGTIGVGLFMGSASTIQWTGPSVLLAYAICGMFIFFIMRAMGEMLYMEPSTGSFATFGHKYIHPLAGYMTAWSNWFQWVIVGMSEIIAVGAYMQYWFPHLPAWVPGIIAMLILGAANLISVKSFGEFEFWFAMIKIVTIILMIIAGLGLIFFGFGNGGDAIGLSNLWSHGGFFAGGWSGFFFALSLVIAAYQGVELIGITAGEAKDPKKTLTSAIQSIIWRILIFYIGAIFVIVTVYPWNELDSLGSPFVSTFAKVGVTAAAGIINFVVITAAMSGCNSGIFSAGRMLYTLGVNGQAPKFFTKISRNGVPIYSTLAVMIGLVIGVILNYIAPPNVFVYVYSASVLPGMIPWFIILISQIRFRKAKGAEMDSHPFKMPFAPVTNYVTIAFLLMVLVGMWFNDETRISLIVGIIFLALVVISFYAFGINKRMIPDTENDQIKK